Proteins from one Desulfobacterales bacterium genomic window:
- a CDS encoding molybdopterin biosynthesis protein, which translates to MKSRDIYISNTPLAEALDLWHQALADLGLGRQVEKIPVDDCLGRVTAEPVFAPRSTPFYNAAAMDGICVRFRDTVGASEAAPIRLTPGQFIEVNTGNAVPQGFDAVIMIEDIQRTDDSGVEIIAGATPWQHVRTIGEDIVATELILPEGHTIRPIDLGAMLATGVDTVTVHAVPSVLVIPTGSDVVQPGEELEPGKIIEFNSRILAGYLQEWGAEARRGQVVADDPLAIKEALLAGVADHDLVIINAGASAGAKDFTASVLAGIGRVIVHGVNIKPGKPVILAIVQGKPVIGLPGYPVSAVLTQRLFVKELIHTALGQASLPPDLHPAVLSRPISSRMGVEDFIRVKLGRVNDTLIATPTGRGAGAVMTLVQADGILTIPAGSEGIGGGETVPVELLRPLDEVDNTLVFIGSHDNILDVLANMLHKLRPVIRLSSAHVGSMGGIMAIRRGEAHIAGTHLVDEESGEYNIPFIQKYLAGIPLKLINLAYREQGFLVQRNNPKNIKDFEDLTRDDVRFINRQQGSGTRILFDLNLKKQNIPAARINGYDREEYTHMNIASAVASGSADTGLAIRAAAHALDLDFIPVASERYDLIMPIAHQDDPRVRALLETIRHNEKFRNTVTGLGGYDLRDCGRVMYEQ; encoded by the coding sequence GCCGCGGCCATGGACGGTATCTGTGTACGTTTCCGCGACACTGTCGGCGCCAGTGAAGCCGCGCCGATCAGGCTGACCCCGGGACAGTTCATCGAGGTCAACACCGGCAATGCCGTTCCGCAAGGGTTTGACGCGGTGATCATGATCGAGGATATCCAACGCACCGACGACAGCGGCGTGGAGATCATTGCCGGCGCCACCCCGTGGCAGCATGTCCGCACCATTGGCGAGGATATCGTGGCCACCGAGCTGATCCTGCCCGAGGGCCATACCATCCGGCCCATCGACCTGGGCGCCATGCTGGCCACCGGCGTTGATACCGTCACCGTGCATGCCGTCCCGTCGGTGCTGGTGATCCCCACGGGCAGCGACGTGGTCCAGCCGGGCGAGGAGCTTGAGCCCGGCAAGATTATCGAGTTCAACTCCAGGATTCTGGCCGGATATCTCCAGGAATGGGGCGCCGAAGCCCGTCGCGGCCAGGTGGTTGCCGACGATCCCCTGGCCATTAAAGAGGCCCTGCTCGCCGGGGTGGCAGACCATGACCTGGTGATCATCAATGCCGGGGCCTCGGCCGGGGCCAAGGATTTTACCGCGTCGGTGCTGGCCGGGATCGGCCGGGTGATCGTCCACGGGGTCAATATAAAACCGGGTAAACCGGTGATCCTGGCCATTGTTCAGGGGAAACCGGTTATCGGCCTGCCCGGCTATCCGGTATCAGCGGTGCTCACCCAACGGCTCTTTGTCAAGGAACTGATCCATACCGCCCTGGGCCAGGCCTCATTGCCGCCGGATCTGCATCCGGCGGTCCTCTCCCGGCCCATCTCCTCAAGGATGGGGGTGGAGGATTTCATCCGGGTCAAACTGGGCCGGGTCAACGACACCCTGATCGCAACCCCCACCGGCCGCGGCGCCGGCGCGGTGATGACCCTGGTCCAGGCCGACGGCATCTTGACCATTCCGGCCGGCAGCGAGGGAATCGGTGGTGGTGAAACAGTCCCGGTCGAGCTGCTCCGCCCCTTGGACGAGGTGGACAACACCCTGGTGTTCATCGGCAGCCACGACAATATCCTCGATGTGCTGGCCAATATGCTCCATAAACTGCGGCCGGTTATCCGCCTTTCCTCGGCCCATGTGGGCAGCATGGGCGGGATCATGGCCATCCGCCGGGGCGAGGCCCATATTGCCGGCACCCATCTCGTCGATGAAGAGAGCGGTGAATACAATATCCCCTTTATTCAAAAATATCTGGCCGGAATCCCGCTTAAGCTCATCAACCTCGCCTACCGGGAGCAGGGATTTCTGGTACAGCGCAACAACCCGAAAAATATCAAAGATTTTGAGGACCTGACGCGGGACGATGTCCGGTTCATCAACCGGCAACAAGGGTCCGGCACCCGGATTTTATTTGATTTGAACCTCAAGAAACAAAACATCCCGGCCGCGCGGATCAACGGCTACGACCGGGAGGAGTATACCCACATGAACATCGCCTCCGCGGTTGCCAGCGGGTCGGCCGATACCGGGCTGGCCATCCGCGCCGCGGCCCATGCCCTTGATCTGGACTTTATCCCGGTTGCCAGCGAGCGCTACGACCTGATCATGCCGATTGCCCATCAGGACGACCCGCGGGTCCGGGCCCTGCTGGAGACCATCCGTCATAATGAAAAATTCCGCAACACGGTCACCGGCCTGGGCGGCTATGACCTGCGCGACTGCGGCCGGGTAATGTATGAGCAATAG